From one Streptomyces chromofuscus genomic stretch:
- a CDS encoding response regulator — translation MTGRAETPDAPDAIDVLVVDDDFMVARVHRAFVERVAPFRVVGVAGSGRQAIDAVDELRPELVLLDLYLPDLFGLDVIPRLRTAGHDCDVMVISAAREADTVRGAVRHGVVDYLLKPFEFEDLRTRLERYVAQRGRLLTTVVRGQADVDRVLAGAAPAPAAAGLPKGMSVETAELVERALRTADGTLSATECATLTGVSRVSARRYLEYFHTTGSADVSLRYGVAGRPERRYGWRA, via the coding sequence ATGACCGGCAGAGCGGAGACGCCCGACGCGCCGGACGCGATCGACGTCCTCGTGGTCGACGACGACTTCATGGTGGCCCGGGTGCACCGCGCGTTCGTCGAACGGGTCGCCCCGTTCCGCGTGGTCGGCGTCGCCGGCAGCGGCCGGCAGGCCATCGACGCCGTCGACGAGCTGCGCCCGGAGCTGGTCCTGCTCGACCTGTATCTGCCCGACCTCTTCGGCCTGGACGTCATCCCCCGGCTGCGCACCGCCGGACACGACTGCGACGTCATGGTGATCAGCGCCGCCCGCGAGGCCGACACGGTCCGCGGCGCCGTACGCCACGGCGTGGTCGACTACCTCCTCAAGCCGTTCGAGTTCGAGGACCTGCGGACCCGCCTGGAGCGGTACGTCGCCCAGCGCGGCCGGCTGCTGACCACCGTCGTACGCGGTCAGGCGGACGTGGACCGGGTCCTGGCCGGAGCCGCGCCTGCGCCCGCGGCCGCGGGCCTGCCCAAGGGCATGAGCGTGGAGACCGCAGAACTGGTCGAGCGTGCCCTGCGCACCGCCGACGGCACCCTCTCGGCCACCGAGTGCGCCACCCTGACCGGCGTCTCCCGCGTCAGTGCCCGCCGCTACCTGGAGTACTTCCACACCACCGGCAGCGCCGACGTCTCCCTCCGGTACGGCGTGGCGGGCCGGCCCGAACGGCGGTACGGCTGGCGCGCATGA
- a CDS encoding ATP-binding protein, whose amino-acid sequence MLVLQLAIVVVVLVAVAAVSLAQSEATFDRVEGRRVGALAEQLAANPLVRGQLVVPLPREALAPLVNATQAQSGVTSVTVADADGWIVSSTDPTAIGEALPVGDGITRGRGWSGELELDGGRRERVAQVPVLGATRENLGRHLGTVMVGEASPTVWQRLSGASSYLLAYLGVASGLGLAGSLLLARRVKRQTLGLEPREIAGLAEHREAMLYGIAEGVVALDPQQRLTLVNEMGRRLLDLPEDCVGRSLADLGVEGRLRDVLAGGRDGAAGRRDEVVVRHGRVLVMNRMTVRKDGRLLGSVTTLRDRTELARLEREIGSFRSSSELLRAQAHEFANQLHTISGLIQIGEQEEVVRYIRALSRRRQSLDVTLSRRVRDTTVAALLMAKSSQAAERKVHLRISDHTALDRLTPEDAADVATVVGNLVDNAVDAAAVGLGVDDGHEPGGPDEAWDGGRPGDRDADPHDGESGDSPDEFGGRGGHGDTEEPNRRAEHGGTGGPQRHGHPGSPDPSRMSHGQAGERRREAWVEVELRQDAASVEIAVRDSGPGVAPDLAREVFSHGFTTKAARNGERGIGLALTRLVCERHGGEISVSNTPDGALFTARMTVSHLTDAVAEGADR is encoded by the coding sequence ATGCTGGTGCTCCAGCTCGCCATCGTGGTCGTCGTGCTGGTGGCGGTCGCCGCGGTGTCGCTGGCGCAGTCGGAGGCGACCTTCGACCGGGTGGAGGGCCGCAGGGTGGGCGCGCTGGCCGAGCAGCTGGCGGCGAACCCGCTGGTGCGCGGTCAGCTGGTGGTGCCGCTGCCGCGGGAGGCGCTTGCGCCGCTGGTGAACGCCACGCAGGCGCAGTCCGGGGTGACCTCGGTGACGGTGGCGGACGCGGACGGGTGGATCGTGAGTTCGACGGACCCGACGGCGATCGGCGAGGCGCTGCCGGTCGGTGACGGCATCACCCGAGGGCGCGGCTGGTCGGGCGAGCTGGAGCTGGACGGCGGGCGGCGCGAGCGGGTCGCGCAGGTGCCGGTGCTGGGGGCGACACGGGAGAACCTCGGGCGGCACCTGGGGACGGTGATGGTCGGCGAGGCCTCCCCCACCGTGTGGCAGCGGCTCAGCGGCGCGTCCTCATATCTCCTCGCCTATCTGGGCGTCGCCAGCGGCCTGGGGCTGGCCGGCTCGCTGCTGCTGGCCCGGCGGGTCAAGCGGCAGACGCTCGGGCTGGAGCCGCGGGAGATCGCCGGACTGGCCGAGCACCGGGAGGCGATGCTGTACGGGATCGCGGAGGGCGTGGTCGCGCTGGATCCGCAGCAACGGCTCACGCTGGTCAACGAAATGGGGCGGCGGCTGCTCGACCTGCCCGAGGACTGCGTGGGGCGCAGCCTGGCCGACCTCGGTGTCGAAGGGCGGTTGCGGGACGTGCTGGCCGGGGGCCGGGACGGGGCGGCCGGCCGACGGGACGAGGTGGTCGTCCGGCACGGACGCGTCCTGGTGATGAACCGGATGACGGTACGCAAGGACGGGCGGCTGCTCGGCTCGGTCACCACCTTGCGGGACCGTACCGAACTGGCCCGGCTGGAGCGGGAGATCGGCTCCTTTCGCAGCTCCTCCGAGCTGCTGCGCGCCCAGGCGCACGAGTTCGCCAACCAGCTGCACACCATCTCCGGGCTGATCCAGATCGGCGAGCAGGAGGAGGTGGTGCGCTACATCCGCGCGCTGAGCCGGCGCCGCCAGTCCCTGGACGTCACCCTGAGCCGCCGCGTCCGCGACACCACCGTGGCGGCCCTGCTCATGGCGAAGTCCTCCCAGGCCGCCGAACGCAAGGTCCACCTGCGCATCTCCGACCACACGGCCCTGGACCGCCTGACACCGGAGGACGCGGCGGACGTGGCCACGGTGGTGGGCAACCTGGTGGACAACGCGGTGGACGCGGCGGCGGTGGGTCTGGGGGTGGACGACGGCCACGAACCCGGCGGCCCGGACGAGGCCTGGGACGGCGGCCGGCCCGGCGACCGCGATGCGGACCCGCACGACGGCGAATCCGGCGACAGCCCGGACGAGTTCGGGGGCCGCGGAGGCCACGGCGACACGGAAGAGCCCAACCGCCGCGCAGAGCACGGCGGCACGGGTGGGCCCCAGCGCCATGGGCACCCCGGCAGTCCGGACCCATCGCGTATGAGCCATGGTCAGGCAGGCGAAAGGCGTCGGGAGGCGTGGGTCGAGGTGGAGTTGCGGCAGGACGCGGCCAGCGTGGAGATCGCCGTGCGGGACTCCGGTCCCGGCGTGGCACCCGATCTGGCGCGGGAGGTGTTCTCGCACGGCTTCACCACCAAGGCCGCCCGGAACGGCGAACGCGGCATCGGCCTGGCGCTGACCCGGCTGGTCTGCGAACGTCACGGCGGGGAGATCTCGGTGAGCAACACCCCCGACGGAGCCCTGTTCACCGCACGCATGACCGTCAGCCACCTCACCGACGCGGTGGCGGAAGGAGCGGACCGATGA
- a CDS encoding hemerythrin domain-containing protein has product MGHGGNVIDELVTDHREVEELFGRIEALPPGNTDRKLHADQVTMELVRHSVAEEAYLYPAVRQHVPDGDAIADKELEDHAKAEQIMKDLEGCDADDPEFDRLIGMLMTEIRMHVADEEENLFPRLRAACSPQALDELGDKVRMAKKMAPTRPHPSAPDKPPLNKLLAPGAGLVDRVRDALTGRGKKA; this is encoded by the coding sequence ATGGGACATGGTGGAAACGTCATCGACGAGTTGGTGACCGATCACCGTGAGGTCGAGGAGCTCTTCGGTCGCATCGAGGCGCTGCCGCCCGGCAACACGGACCGCAAGCTCCACGCCGACCAGGTCACGATGGAACTGGTCCGCCACTCGGTGGCCGAGGAGGCCTACCTCTATCCGGCGGTACGGCAGCACGTGCCGGACGGCGACGCCATCGCCGACAAGGAACTCGAGGACCACGCCAAGGCCGAGCAGATCATGAAGGACCTGGAGGGATGTGACGCGGACGACCCGGAGTTCGACCGCCTCATCGGCATGCTGATGACCGAGATCCGCATGCACGTGGCCGACGAGGAGGAGAACCTCTTCCCCCGGCTGCGCGCGGCGTGTTCCCCGCAGGCCCTGGACGAGCTGGGCGACAAGGTCCGTATGGCGAAGAAGATGGCACCGACCCGCCCGCACCCGTCGGCACCGGACAAGCCGCCGCTGAACAAGCTGCTGGCGCCGGGCGCGGGGCTCGTGGACAGGGTGCGGGACGCGCTGACGGGCCGCGGGAAGAAGGCGTGA
- a CDS encoding tripartite tricarboxylate transporter TctB family protein: protein MTTPTTDRPPAPAPARRSWLRDHSELGVCALLLALGVLVLTDALTMDVDIAQRGPVGPKTVPIVVGAGLLLIAALLAVDVLRGGRGQAETGEDIDLSEPADGRTVLLLTGVFLGAAVLIEPLGFPVAGALLFWGAAFALGSRRLDRDPIIAAVLSLVTYAVFNNLLGVPLPGGPLMGVL from the coding sequence GTGACGACTCCGACCACCGACCGGCCCCCGGCGCCCGCCCCGGCCCGCCGCTCCTGGCTGCGCGACCACTCCGAACTCGGCGTCTGCGCGTTGCTGCTGGCCCTCGGCGTGCTGGTCCTCACCGACGCGCTCACCATGGACGTCGACATCGCCCAGCGTGGCCCCGTCGGCCCGAAAACCGTGCCGATCGTCGTGGGCGCGGGGCTGTTGCTGATCGCCGCGCTGCTCGCCGTCGACGTGCTGCGCGGCGGCCGCGGCCAGGCGGAGACCGGCGAGGACATCGACCTGTCCGAACCCGCCGACGGGCGCACGGTCCTGCTGCTCACCGGCGTGTTCCTGGGCGCGGCCGTGCTCATCGAGCCCCTCGGCTTCCCCGTCGCGGGCGCCCTCCTCTTCTGGGGTGCCGCGTTCGCCCTCGGCAGCCGCCGACTCGACCGCGACCCGATCATCGCGGCCGTGTTGTCCCTGGTCACCTACGCCGTGTTCAACAACCTGCTGGGAGTGCCGCTGCCCGGCGGCCCCCTGATGGGAGTGCTGTGA
- a CDS encoding Bug family tripartite tricarboxylate transporter substrate binding protein, with amino-acid sequence MRLRTPLALLGAAVLVLLGPPLLTTGSGTETGTQIPGLRFMVPNTPGGGYDITARTAAKNAEDAGLTPGIEVFNLPGAGGTVGLTRLVGEHGNGRLAMSMGLGVVGAVRSNDAPATLADTTPIARLTEEQDVVVVAKDSPYRTIDDLVDAWKADPGGLPVGGGSSPGGPDHLAPMLMARAAGISPKQVNYIPFDGGGELLASILGNKVAFGVSGVGEYLDQIKAGELRLLAVTGPERVDGLDAPTLEEAGYDVNFTNWRGIVAPPGLSDAERGKLVRLVEELHDSPEWQASLKQNGWDDAFLSGEEFGDFLDAQDRRVVSVLKELGL; translated from the coding sequence GTGCGCCTGCGCACACCCCTCGCCCTGCTCGGGGCCGCCGTGCTGGTCCTCCTCGGACCGCCGCTGCTGACCACCGGCAGCGGCACCGAGACCGGCACACAGATCCCCGGCCTGCGCTTCATGGTCCCCAACACACCCGGCGGCGGTTACGACATCACCGCGCGCACGGCCGCCAAGAACGCCGAGGATGCCGGACTCACCCCCGGCATCGAGGTGTTCAACCTGCCCGGCGCCGGCGGCACCGTCGGCCTCACCCGCCTCGTCGGCGAACACGGCAACGGCCGGCTCGCGATGTCGATGGGGCTCGGCGTCGTCGGCGCCGTCCGCTCCAACGACGCGCCCGCGACCCTCGCCGACACCACCCCGATCGCCCGCCTCACCGAGGAACAGGACGTCGTCGTGGTCGCCAAGGACTCGCCGTACCGGACGATCGACGACCTCGTCGACGCCTGGAAGGCCGACCCCGGCGGACTCCCGGTCGGCGGCGGCTCCTCGCCCGGCGGCCCCGACCACCTCGCGCCGATGCTGATGGCGCGGGCCGCCGGGATCTCCCCGAAGCAGGTCAACTACATCCCGTTCGACGGCGGCGGCGAACTGCTCGCCTCCATCCTCGGCAACAAGGTCGCCTTCGGTGTCTCCGGCGTCGGCGAGTACCTCGACCAGATCAAGGCGGGCGAGCTGCGCCTGCTCGCGGTCACCGGCCCCGAACGGGTCGACGGCCTGGACGCCCCGACCCTCGAGGAGGCGGGCTACGACGTGAACTTCACCAACTGGCGCGGCATCGTCGCCCCGCCCGGCCTTTCCGACGCCGAGCGCGGCAAACTCGTCCGCCTCGTCGAGGAACTCCACGACTCGCCGGAGTGGCAGGCGTCCCTGAAGCAGAACGGCTGGGACGACGCCTTCCTGTCCGGCGAGGAGTTCGGGGACTTCCTCGACGCCCAGGACCGGCGCGTGGTCTCGGTACTGAAGGAGCTGGGACTGTGA